From Pseudomonas sp. FP2335, the proteins below share one genomic window:
- a CDS encoding GNAT family N-acetyltransferase has product MIIRTLAARDAQAYRALMLEAYGVYPQAFTSSVAERAAMPLSWWEKRLDSPLDRLLGAFEGDELVGIVGLAFEPREKAWHKVTLFGMYVNARHQRQGVGRQLVEAALDEARRQPRLKVIQLTVTAGNDAAFALYQRCGFIQYGLEPLAVRVGVEYFDKIHMWRELKTD; this is encoded by the coding sequence ATGATCATCCGCACGCTGGCCGCCCGTGACGCGCAGGCGTATCGGGCATTGATGCTGGAGGCGTATGGCGTCTATCCCCAGGCCTTCACCTCCAGCGTGGCCGAGCGTGCGGCGATGCCGTTGAGCTGGTGGGAGAAGCGTCTGGACAGCCCGTTGGATCGATTGCTCGGTGCTTTTGAAGGGGATGAACTGGTCGGTATTGTCGGCCTGGCGTTCGAGCCTCGGGAGAAGGCGTGGCACAAGGTGACGTTGTTTGGCATGTATGTGAATGCCCGCCATCAGCGCCAGGGTGTGGGCCGTCAACTGGTCGAGGCGGCACTGGATGAGGCGCGCAGGCAGCCGCGCCTGAAGGTGATCCAACTGACCGTAACCGCCGGCAATGACGCGGCGTTTGCGCTGTACCAGCGTTGCGGTTTCATCCAATACGGCCTGGAACCGTTGGCGGTGAGGGTGGGCGTCGAATACTTCGACAAAATCCACATGTGGCGCGAACTGAAGACCGACTGA
- the metR gene encoding transcriptional regulator MetR, protein MLEIRHLKTLHALREADSLVEAAERLHLTQSALSHQFKELEERLGMPLFVRKTKPLRFTSAGLRLLQLADATLPLLRGAERDIARLAGGTAGRLHMAIECHSCFQWLMPTIDQFRDAWPEVELDLASGFAFAPLPALARGDLDLVVTSDPLELPGITYVPLFTYEAMLAVANQHALASKSYIVPEDLLTETLITYPVERDRLDIFTRFLEPADVEPAQVRTSELTVMMMQLVASGRGVCGMPHWALHEYSSRGYVKAKRLGEKGLFATLYAGIRADMLDAPYMRDFLLTAKDTSFSTLDGVSAVR, encoded by the coding sequence GTGCTCGAAATCCGCCACCTCAAGACCCTGCACGCCCTGCGCGAAGCCGACAGCCTGGTGGAAGCCGCCGAACGTCTGCACCTGACGCAATCGGCGCTGTCCCACCAGTTCAAGGAGCTGGAAGAACGCCTGGGCATGCCGCTGTTCGTGCGCAAGACCAAGCCGCTGCGCTTCACCAGCGCCGGCCTGCGCCTGCTGCAATTGGCCGACGCCACCCTGCCGCTGCTGCGCGGCGCCGAGCGTGATATTGCGCGTTTGGCCGGTGGCACCGCCGGACGCTTGCACATGGCGATCGAATGCCACAGTTGCTTCCAGTGGCTGATGCCGACCATCGACCAGTTCCGCGACGCGTGGCCGGAGGTCGAGCTGGACCTGGCCTCCGGCTTTGCCTTCGCACCACTGCCGGCCTTGGCCCGTGGCGACCTGGATCTGGTGGTGACGTCCGACCCGCTGGAACTGCCAGGCATCACCTATGTACCGTTGTTCACCTACGAAGCCATGCTGGCGGTGGCGAACCAGCATGCGTTGGCGAGCAAATCCTATATCGTCCCCGAAGACCTGCTGACCGAAACCCTGATCACCTATCCGGTGGAGCGCGACCGCCTGGACATCTTCACCCGCTTCCTCGAACCCGCCGACGTCGAACCGGCCCAGGTGCGCACCTCGGAGCTGACGGTGATGATGATGCAACTGGTGGCCAGCGGCCGTGGTGTGTGCGGCATGCCCCATTGGGCGCTGCATGAATACAGCTCGCGCGGGTATGTGAAAGCCAAGCGCCTGGGCGAGAAAGGCTTGTTTGCGACGCTGTATGCGGGGATTCGTGCGGACATGCTGGATGCGCCGTATATGCGCGATTTCCTGCTGACGGCCAAGGACACGTCGTTTTCGACATTGGATGGGGTCAGCGCCGTCCGCTGA
- a CDS encoding alpha/beta fold hydrolase — MRVLLLLAAFLFGLPSFAASRCDVNVPTQSVDLAQVSIAYQSIGRASDPALLLVMGLGGQLIHWPDEVVVALCQQGFRVIRYDNRDVGLSSWRQAPASANLTFEVLRYKLGLPVAAPYTLTDMADDAIGLMDALQIQQFHVLGASMGGMIAQHLAAMAPQRVESLTLIMTSSGAEGLPAPNAALVQLLSRRSAPNREVALEQQADLLAALGSPNVKDDRQALLHQAALSYDRAFNPDGVKRQIMAILAEPSRVPLLNQLRVPTLVVHGTADPLLPVMHGVHLAAHIQGSELRLIPGMAHRFQEAFKAPLLTAVLPYLQAHRQDAAHLARIDLGEPSKVL; from the coding sequence ATGCGCGTGTTGCTTTTACTGGCCGCTTTCTTGTTCGGCCTGCCGTCTTTTGCGGCTTCTCGATGTGACGTCAATGTCCCGACCCAATCGGTCGACCTGGCTCAGGTAAGCATCGCCTACCAGAGCATCGGTCGTGCGTCCGACCCGGCCTTGTTGCTGGTGATGGGCCTGGGCGGGCAGTTGATCCACTGGCCGGATGAAGTGGTCGTCGCCCTGTGCCAACAGGGTTTTCGGGTGATCCGCTACGACAACCGTGACGTCGGCCTGTCCTCCTGGCGCCAGGCCCCGGCCAGCGCCAACCTGACCTTCGAAGTGCTGCGCTACAAACTCGGCCTGCCGGTGGCGGCGCCTTACACACTGACCGATATGGCCGATGACGCCATTGGCCTGATGGACGCGTTGCAGATCCAGCAATTCCACGTGCTGGGCGCGAGCATGGGCGGCATGATCGCCCAGCACCTGGCGGCCATGGCGCCGCAGCGAGTCGAAAGCCTCACGCTGATCATGACCAGCTCCGGCGCCGAAGGCCTGCCGGCGCCGAATGCGGCGTTGGTGCAATTGTTGTCGCGACGCAGCGCGCCCAACCGTGAAGTGGCGCTAGAGCAGCAGGCCGACTTGCTCGCCGCACTGGGCAGCCCGAATGTGAAGGATGATCGCCAGGCCCTGTTGCACCAGGCGGCGCTGTCCTACGACCGCGCGTTCAACCCCGATGGCGTGAAGCGCCAGATCATGGCGATCCTTGCCGAACCGAGCCGCGTGCCGCTACTCAACCAACTGCGCGTGCCGACCCTGGTCGTCCACGGAACCGCCGACCCGCTGTTGCCGGTGATGCACGGCGTGCACTTGGCGGCGCATATCCAGGGCAGCGAATTGAGGTTGATTCCCGGCATGGCCCACCGTTTCCAGGAAGCGTTCAAGGCGCCGCTGCTGACGGCGGTGTTGCCGTACCTGCAAGCCCATCGCCAAGACGCGGCACACCTGGCGCGGATTGACCTGGGCGAGCCTTCGAAGGTGTTGTGA
- a CDS encoding DsbA family oxidoreductase → MSTPLKIDFVSDVSCPWCIIGLRGLTEALDQLGADVQAEIHFQPFELNPNMPAEGQNIVEHISEKYGSTAEQSQANRERIRDLGAALGFAFRTDGQSRIYNTFDAHRLLHWAGLEGLQYNLKEALFKAYFSDGQDPSDHATLAIIAESVGLDLKRAAEILASDEYAAEVREQEELWVSRGVTSVPTIVFNDQYAVSGGQPAEAFVGAIRQIINESRN, encoded by the coding sequence ATGAGTACTCCCCTGAAAATCGATTTCGTCAGCGACGTGTCCTGCCCCTGGTGCATCATCGGCCTGCGCGGCCTGACCGAAGCCCTCGACCAGCTCGGCGCCGACGTGCAGGCCGAGATCCATTTCCAGCCGTTCGAACTGAACCCCAACATGCCCGCCGAAGGGCAAAACATCGTCGAGCACATCAGCGAAAAATACGGCTCCACTGCCGAGCAATCCCAGGCCAACCGCGAGCGCATCCGCGACCTGGGCGCCGCGCTGGGCTTTGCCTTTCGCACCGACGGCCAGAGCCGCATCTACAACACCTTTGATGCTCACCGCCTGCTGCATTGGGCCGGCCTCGAAGGTTTGCAGTACAACCTCAAGGAAGCGCTGTTCAAGGCGTACTTCAGCGACGGCCAGGACCCTTCCGACCACGCGACCCTGGCGATCATCGCCGAAAGCGTCGGGCTGGACCTCAAGCGCGCGGCTGAGATTCTGGCGTCTGACGAATATGCCGCCGAGGTGCGTGAGCAAGAGGAACTGTGGGTGTCGCGTGGCGTGACGTCGGTGCCGACCATTGTGTTCAACGACCAGTACGCGGTGAGCGGTGGGCAACCGGCTGAAGCGTTTGTCGGCGCGATTCGCCAGATCATCAACGAATCCCGCAACTAA
- a CDS encoding arginase family protein → MNILDLDHSLTGQAPIALRLASGQATRIDLLDLGPKLRLWSTEKTWKSFAQRLAQRPRPVDARPDILFVGSGDYHHLTPAFLADLKEPVSLIHFDNHPDWVRFAPKRHCGSWVNRALKMPAIKRIVTLGPCSDDLHNPQLRGGNLGALKRGQLQLFPWQHPPSKVWGRVGDGAGHRQQENHLHWRNLAELDWAEFLDQMIDSLPTEAIWITIDKDVLASEDAATNWDQGGMRLSHLLQALRALAARKRIIGIDVCGEFAQPAFSNAFKRWEAKSDQPPPERWSPEDLQRNAATNAALIDLFEELFP, encoded by the coding sequence TTGAATATTCTTGATCTCGACCACAGCCTCACCGGCCAGGCACCGATTGCCCTGCGCCTGGCCAGCGGTCAGGCCACGCGCATCGACCTGCTGGACCTGGGCCCCAAGCTGCGCCTGTGGTCCACCGAAAAAACCTGGAAGTCTTTCGCCCAACGCCTGGCCCAGCGGCCCCGGCCGGTGGATGCGCGGCCGGACATCCTGTTTGTCGGCTCCGGCGACTATCACCACCTCACACCGGCGTTTCTCGCCGACTTGAAAGAGCCTGTCAGCCTGATCCACTTCGATAACCACCCCGACTGGGTGCGCTTTGCGCCCAAGCGCCACTGTGGCTCGTGGGTCAATCGCGCGCTGAAAATGCCGGCGATCAAACGCATCGTCACCCTCGGCCCCTGCAGCGACGACCTGCATAACCCGCAACTGCGCGGTGGCAACCTCGGGGCGCTCAAACGCGGGCAATTGCAGCTGTTTCCCTGGCAGCATCCACCCTCGAAAGTCTGGGGCCGGGTCGGCGATGGCGCCGGGCACCGGCAGCAGGAAAACCACCTGCACTGGCGCAATTTGGCCGAGCTGGACTGGGCTGAGTTTCTCGACCAGATGATCGACAGCCTGCCCACCGAGGCGATCTGGATCACCATCGACAAAGACGTGCTCGCCAGCGAAGACGCCGCCACCAATTGGGATCAGGGCGGCATGCGCCTGAGCCACTTGCTCCAGGCCCTGCGCGCCTTGGCGGCGCGCAAGCGGATCATTGGCATCGACGTGTGCGGCGAGTTCGCCCAGCCTGCATTCAGCAACGCGTTCAAGCGCTGGGAAGCCAAGTCCGACCAGCCGCCACCCGAGCGCTGGAGCCCCGAGGATCTGCAACGCAATGCGGCCACCAATGCGGCCCTGATCGACCTGTTTGAGGAGTTGTTCCCGTGA
- a CDS encoding transporter has translation MTLTVVLLVAFSIVLDVIGQLCFKLGLDRLPELEGGFRLNAFWGQVFNAPLLWAGIGAYAIEFFVWLEALSRAPLSLLFPAAALAYCGVVLVGKVVLGETVSRRRWAGTWVITLGVMLVAIGGGQV, from the coding sequence GTGACGTTGACCGTGGTGTTACTGGTGGCGTTTTCCATCGTGCTGGATGTGATCGGCCAGCTGTGTTTCAAGCTCGGCCTGGACCGTTTGCCCGAGTTGGAAGGCGGCTTTCGCCTGAACGCGTTCTGGGGCCAGGTATTCAATGCGCCGTTGTTGTGGGCGGGGATCGGCGCCTATGCGATTGAGTTTTTTGTCTGGCTCGAAGCCTTGTCCCGTGCGCCCTTGAGCCTGCTGTTCCCCGCCGCCGCGCTGGCGTATTGCGGGGTGGTGCTGGTGGGCAAAGTGGTGCTGGGTGAGACCGTCAGCCGTCGCCGTTGGGCGGGGACATGGGTGATCACCTTGGGCGTGATGTTGGTGGCGATTGGAGGAGGGCAGGTATGA
- a CDS encoding EamA family transporter, with product MSTHAWLHGRFGTVVLWALLICTESAGQLFTKVAGDQLGQMDFNWLWLGEVARNPAILAAIACYIGAFFVWMLILRRSSLSLAFPLSSLVFVVVLLGSWLGLGEHISALHWVGVAVIIGGIALLAEGEEN from the coding sequence ATGAGTACGCACGCATGGCTACACGGGCGCTTTGGCACGGTGGTGTTGTGGGCGTTGCTGATCTGCACCGAGAGCGCCGGACAGTTGTTTACCAAGGTGGCCGGCGACCAGTTGGGGCAGATGGACTTCAACTGGCTGTGGCTGGGTGAGGTGGCGCGCAACCCCGCAATCCTGGCGGCGATTGCCTGCTACATCGGCGCGTTTTTCGTGTGGATGCTGATCCTGCGGCGCAGCAGCCTGTCCCTGGCGTTTCCGCTGAGTTCACTGGTGTTTGTGGTGGTATTGCTCGGTTCGTGGCTGGGGCTGGGGGAGCATATCAGCGCGCTGCACTGGGTGGGCGTGGCGGTGATTATCGGCGGGATCGCCTTGTTGGCCGAAGGCGAAGAAAACTGA
- a CDS encoding MipA/OmpV family protein, translating to MHKVSSAVVAGLLGLWGFCNAAQAEPITGEVGAGLTYQPHDPTGSRYETRPVPYLDLDWGNVSLSTEDGLSWSALKTHGITAGPYINYLQGRTSNGELQGLRNVSDMAEAGGFIQYAPADFWRVYAQLGRAVGGGHDQSGVLGKVGGELGYPLGGGIIGSSSLMAHFADARQTQTFFGVDANESAASGFRPYNASGGFQNVTLSQSFEFPLAPNWSLLTSASWVHLVGSAADSSIVKETGDVNQGQVQTAISYKFN from the coding sequence ATGCACAAGGTCAGTTCTGCTGTAGTCGCCGGTTTATTGGGGCTGTGGGGCTTTTGCAACGCGGCCCAGGCCGAGCCCATCACCGGCGAAGTCGGCGCGGGTCTTACCTATCAACCCCACGACCCGACCGGCAGCCGCTACGAAACCCGTCCCGTGCCCTACCTGGACCTGGACTGGGGCAATGTCAGCCTGAGCACCGAAGACGGCTTGAGCTGGAGCGCGCTGAAGACCCACGGGATCACCGCCGGCCCATACATCAATTACTTGCAGGGGCGCACCTCGAACGGCGAGCTGCAAGGCTTGCGCAACGTCTCGGACATGGCTGAAGCAGGCGGTTTCATCCAATACGCCCCGGCCGATTTCTGGCGCGTATACGCCCAACTGGGGCGGGCCGTTGGCGGCGGGCACGACCAAAGCGGCGTGCTGGGTAAAGTCGGCGGCGAACTGGGCTACCCGCTGGGCGGCGGCATTATCGGCAGCAGCAGCCTGATGGCGCACTTTGCCGACGCGCGCCAGACCCAGACCTTTTTCGGCGTCGACGCCAATGAGTCTGCGGCCTCGGGCTTTCGCCCGTACAACGCCAGCGGCGGCTTCCAGAATGTAACGCTGAGCCAGAGCTTCGAGTTTCCGCTGGCGCCCAACTGGTCCTTGCTGACCAGTGCCAGCTGGGTACACCTGGTGGGTTCGGCGGCAGACAGCAGCATCGTCAAGGAAACCGGGGATGTGAACCAAGGCCAGGTGCAGACGGCGATCAGCTACAAATTCAACTGA
- a CDS encoding MtnX-like HAD-IB family phosphatase, with protein MIDWHIVCDFDGTITPTDVIDNVLQRFAGPEWETIEQQWLDGHIGSRECLSRQLALIKATPTELLAYFDSVEIDPDFPDFVDQVIGLGASIEVVSDGIEQGIARILSRNYVTLLPILANRLRQVDQNSWRIDFPYSSDACRAASGNCKCKSTPRNKRVLVIGDGKSDMCVASTADFVFAKGSLADYCVTHNIPHARFDTFAEVSALLARLPQGNAANATSFTAADNQELFHHV; from the coding sequence ATGATCGACTGGCATATCGTGTGCGACTTCGATGGGACCATCACCCCCACCGATGTTATCGACAACGTCCTCCAACGCTTCGCCGGGCCCGAGTGGGAAACCATCGAACAGCAATGGCTGGACGGGCATATCGGTTCACGCGAATGCCTGAGCCGCCAACTGGCGTTGATCAAGGCCACCCCGACGGAACTGCTGGCGTACTTCGACAGCGTTGAGATTGACCCGGACTTCCCCGACTTCGTCGATCAGGTCATCGGCCTGGGCGCGTCCATCGAAGTGGTCAGTGACGGCATCGAACAAGGCATCGCGCGCATCCTGTCGCGCAACTACGTGACCTTGTTGCCGATCCTCGCCAACCGCCTGCGCCAGGTCGACCAGAACAGCTGGCGCATCGACTTCCCGTATTCCAGCGACGCCTGCCGCGCCGCCTCCGGCAACTGCAAGTGCAAATCCACGCCGCGCAACAAACGCGTGCTGGTGATCGGCGACGGCAAGTCCGACATGTGCGTGGCCTCCACCGCCGACTTCGTCTTTGCCAAGGGCAGCCTCGCCGACTACTGCGTCACCCACAACATTCCCCACGCGCGCTTCGACACCTTCGCCGAAGTCAGCGCCTTGCTGGCCCGACTGCCCCAGGGCAACGCCGCCAACGCCACCTCCTTTACTGCTGCCGACAACCAGGAACTCTTCCACCATGTCTGA
- a CDS encoding aspartate aminotransferase family protein has translation MSDIRIATAEDQILLDKEAKYCSYGDTVHYIEPPRIFSRCEGSYVWDTEDQAYLDLQMWYSAVNFGYANPRLNNALKQQIDTLPQIASQYLHKGKIELSEMIAVDAKKKFGLDGRVHFNVGGSQSIEDSLKVVRNATNGKSLMFAFEGGYHGRTLGASSITSSYRYRRRYGHFGERAQFIPFPYHFRGPKGMTKEEYGSHCVQQFARLFETEYNGVWDPKVGSSEYAAFYVEPIQGTGGYVIPPMNFYRELKHVLDQHGILMVSDEIQMGFYRTGKLWSIEHFDVQPDVIVFGKALTNGLNPLGGIWAREELINPKIFPPGSTHSTFASNPLGTAVGLEMFKMTNEVDYGAMVMAKGKYFLEGLQDLQKRFPIIGDVDGLGLALRCEICGPDGFTPDKATLDYMVEEGMKGDMIVDGQKLGLILDVGGYYKNVITLAPSLEISYPEIDLGLKLLEQLLVRATKR, from the coding sequence ATGTCTGATATCCGCATCGCTACCGCCGAAGACCAGATCCTTCTGGATAAAGAAGCCAAGTATTGCTCCTACGGCGACACCGTCCACTACATCGAGCCGCCGCGTATTTTCAGCCGTTGCGAAGGCTCCTACGTGTGGGACACCGAAGACCAAGCCTACCTCGACCTGCAAATGTGGTACTCGGCGGTCAACTTCGGCTACGCCAACCCGCGCCTGAACAACGCGCTGAAACAGCAGATCGACACCCTGCCGCAAATCGCCAGCCAGTACCTGCACAAGGGCAAGATCGAGCTGTCGGAAATGATCGCGGTCGACGCCAAGAAGAAATTCGGCCTCGACGGTCGTGTGCACTTCAACGTCGGCGGTTCGCAGTCCATCGAAGACTCGTTGAAAGTGGTGCGTAACGCCACCAACGGCAAGAGCCTGATGTTCGCCTTCGAAGGCGGCTACCACGGGCGTACCCTCGGCGCCTCGTCGATCACCTCCAGCTACCGCTACCGTCGCCGCTACGGCCACTTCGGCGAGCGTGCGCAGTTCATTCCGTTCCCGTATCACTTCCGTGGCCCTAAAGGCATGACCAAGGAGGAATACGGCAGCCACTGCGTGCAGCAATTCGCACGCCTGTTCGAGACTGAATACAACGGCGTGTGGGACCCGAAAGTCGGTTCCAGCGAATACGCCGCGTTTTACGTCGAGCCGATCCAGGGCACCGGCGGCTACGTGATCCCGCCGATGAACTTCTACCGTGAGTTGAAGCACGTGCTGGACCAGCACGGCATCCTGATGGTCTCCGACGAGATTCAGATGGGCTTCTATCGCACCGGCAAACTGTGGTCGATCGAACACTTCGACGTGCAACCGGACGTGATCGTGTTCGGCAAGGCGCTGACCAACGGCCTCAACCCACTGGGCGGTATCTGGGCCCGTGAAGAGTTGATCAACCCGAAGATCTTCCCGCCAGGTTCGACCCACTCCACCTTCGCCTCCAACCCGTTGGGCACGGCGGTAGGCCTGGAAATGTTCAAGATGACCAACGAAGTCGACTACGGCGCGATGGTCATGGCCAAGGGCAAATACTTCCTCGAAGGCCTGCAGGACTTGCAGAAACGCTTCCCGATCATCGGCGACGTCGACGGCCTGGGCCTGGCCCTGCGCTGCGAGATCTGCGGCCCGGATGGTTTCACGCCGGACAAGGCGACCCTGGACTACATGGTCGAAGAAGGCATGAAAGGCGACATGATCGTGGACGGCCAGAAACTCGGGCTGATCCTCGACGTGGGCGGTTACTACAAAAACGTGATCACCCTGGCGCCGTCCCTGGAAATCAGCTACCCGGAAATCGACTTGGGCCTGAAGCTGCTGGAGCAACTGCTGGTGCGAGCGACCAAACGGTGA
- a CDS encoding carboxylesterase, producing MNTPEIDLGEGTAGFVLGAGPVGILLIHGLTGTPTELRQVAKGLAKAGNCTVYVPTLAGHCGDNSDLQATGWLDWYDGVRKTFAQVKQRHAQVFVGGLSMGAVMSMYVAAEHPGQVSGLLMYSTTLRYDGWSINKLAFLTPLLMKIPFGVHICRFEEKPPYGIKNERLRAIVERQMKEGESSEAGLLTMEGITVRELHRMNAVVKKRMPEINVPALVLHSIEDDITSRWNADYVERHLGGPVTKILLDNCYHMITVDLQYRRVIELSAEFVDQHARLKPGQVNVGAGLPAMAVLTDPLLSRASPLPQKAAHS from the coding sequence GTGAATACGCCTGAGATCGACCTCGGTGAAGGTACTGCCGGTTTCGTTCTCGGTGCAGGTCCGGTCGGGATCTTGTTGATCCACGGCCTGACCGGCACGCCGACGGAATTGCGCCAAGTCGCCAAGGGCCTGGCCAAGGCGGGCAATTGCACGGTGTACGTGCCCACCCTGGCCGGGCATTGCGGCGATAACAGCGACTTGCAGGCCACCGGCTGGCTGGACTGGTACGACGGCGTGCGCAAGACCTTCGCCCAGGTCAAGCAACGCCACGCCCAGGTGTTCGTCGGTGGCTTGTCCATGGGCGCGGTGATGTCGATGTACGTGGCCGCCGAGCATCCGGGGCAAGTGAGCGGGTTGCTGATGTATTCGACCACCTTGAGGTACGACGGCTGGAGCATCAACAAGCTGGCGTTCCTTACCCCGTTGCTGATGAAAATCCCGTTCGGCGTGCACATCTGCCGCTTCGAAGAGAAGCCGCCCTATGGCATCAAGAACGAACGCCTGCGGGCCATCGTTGAGCGGCAGATGAAGGAGGGCGAGAGCAGCGAGGCGGGCTTGTTGACCATGGAGGGCATCACCGTGCGCGAGTTGCACCGGATGAACGCAGTGGTCAAGAAACGCATGCCCGAGATCAACGTGCCGGCGCTGGTGTTGCATTCCATCGAGGACGACATCACCAGCCGCTGGAACGCGGATTATGTCGAGCGCCATCTGGGCGGGCCGGTGACCAAGATCCTGCTGGACAACTGCTACCACATGATCACCGTCGACCTGCAATACCGCCGGGTGATCGAGCTGAGCGCCGAGTTCGTCGACCAGCACGCTAGGCTCAAGCCAGGTCAGGTCAATGTGGGAGCTGGCTTGCCTGCGATGGCGGTGTTGACTGATCCACTGCTATCGCGGGCAAGCCCGCTCCCACAAAAAGCTGCACACAGTTGA
- a CDS encoding GNAT family N-acetyltransferase: MITAQAFPSIRALQRSAWNDCFPGALEDWDYYVAVESAAIADFQWRYLAVYEDGTLVAVAAAFITHYRLDTTVSGAGKRLTERLDRLWPGLLQLGLYALGSPVAERCDVGFASSVPESRRPLLLKHLLAAARQDADEFGIGLVAVKDAPSNDPHWSDSCRAAGFQSMPSLPTGVLPLPYGSVDAYLGSLGKSTRKDLRRKLRAPGPRVEWRRNIDDVLPEIMRLYEATLTRADLQFERLPAGYFTGVLERLGERAVCVLYWVDDHLVAFNLILLDEHRLVDKFFGHDVEFSRDYNLYFRSWLTNVDYCIEHKIAVYECGQAGYASKLRLGCEFQGNSVFFRHRNRLVNGLLKLVKLFIRPDRSDPAMAAAISET; the protein is encoded by the coding sequence GTGATTACCGCCCAAGCCTTCCCCAGCATCCGGGCCCTCCAGCGCAGTGCCTGGAATGACTGTTTTCCCGGTGCTCTGGAGGACTGGGACTATTACGTCGCCGTGGAAAGCGCCGCCATCGCGGATTTCCAATGGCGGTACCTCGCGGTGTACGAAGATGGAACGCTGGTGGCCGTGGCCGCCGCGTTCATCACCCATTACCGCCTCGACACCACGGTGTCGGGCGCCGGCAAGCGTTTGACCGAACGCCTGGACCGACTGTGGCCGGGTCTTTTGCAGTTGGGCTTGTATGCCCTCGGTTCCCCGGTAGCCGAGCGCTGCGACGTCGGCTTCGCCAGCAGCGTGCCTGAATCGCGCCGCCCGCTGTTGCTCAAGCATCTGCTCGCCGCCGCACGCCAGGACGCCGATGAGTTCGGCATCGGCCTCGTAGCGGTCAAGGACGCGCCAAGCAACGATCCGCACTGGTCCGACAGCTGCCGCGCCGCCGGCTTCCAAAGCATGCCGAGCTTGCCCACGGGCGTGTTGCCGCTGCCCTATGGCTCGGTGGACGCCTACCTCGGTTCCCTGGGTAAATCCACGCGCAAGGACCTGCGCCGCAAACTGCGTGCACCGGGGCCGCGGGTCGAGTGGCGACGCAATATCGACGATGTGCTACCCGAGATCATGCGCCTGTACGAAGCTACGCTCACCCGCGCCGACTTGCAGTTCGAGCGCCTGCCCGCTGGCTACTTCACCGGTGTGCTGGAACGCCTTGGGGAGCGCGCGGTGTGTGTTCTTTACTGGGTGGATGACCACCTGGTGGCGTTCAACCTGATCCTGCTGGACGAGCACCGCCTGGTGGACAAGTTCTTCGGGCATGACGTTGAATTCAGCCGTGACTACAACCTGTACTTCCGCAGTTGGCTGACCAATGTCGACTACTGTATTGAACACAAGATTGCCGTCTACGAGTGCGGACAGGCCGGGTATGCCAGTAAGCTGCGCCTGGGCTGCGAGTTCCAGGGCAACAGCGTGTTTTTCCGGCACCGCAACCGGCTGGTCAACGGCCTGCTCAAGCTAGTAAAACTGTTTATTCGACCGGATCGTTCCGACCCTGCCATGGCTGCTGCGATAAGCGAAACCTGA